The Anaerolineales bacterium genome segment CCAAGAATCGGAAAGCATTTCCAGCGTATCAACCCGAGACATATATTTCGAATGAAAGGGGTACTAACGATGCACGTCGTTGAAATTCACCATGTCGCAAAATCATTCGGGCCCGTACAGGCTGTTGCCGACGTATCTTTCGAGGTCGATCGCGGCGAAATATTCGGCTTGCTTGGACCCAATGGGGCCGGAAAGACGACCACCATACGTCTAATGCTGGACATCTTCAAGCCGGATCGGGGCACCGTCTCGATCCTGAACGGCCCAATGAACGACGCCAAAGACGATCTCATCGGTTACATGCCGGAGGAACGCGGGCTGTATCAGGATACGCCGCTCGACCGCTGCTTGATCTATTTAAGTACACTCAAGGGACTTTCTACGGCCGAAGCGCAAAGCCGACTCGAGCCGTACCTGGAACGTTTCGATCTCGCAAAACACAAGCATAAAAAGGTGAAAGAGCTCAGTAAGGGCATGCAGCAGAAAGCGCAAATCATCAACACCATTCTGCACAAGCCGGAACTGGTGATCATCGATGAACCTTTCACCGCGCTCGACCCACTGAACACACAGTTGGTCAAGGATGTCATGCGTGAACTGCGCGATAAAGGAACCTCGATCCTCATGTCGACCCACCAAATGCACCAGGTGGAAGAACTCTGCGACCGCATCGTGCTCATCGACGAAGGGCGTGATGTCTTGTATGGGCCATTGGACGATATCCGCCGCCGATTTTCCGGACATGCGGTTCTGGTGCGCACTGCCGGCGAGCTGCCGCACATCGAAGGAGTCGTAGACGCGACGAGGCACAACAACGCCCAGAGGTTGACCCTGGCATCCGGCATCTCTCCACAGCAAGTCTTGCAAGACCTGATCGCAAAAGATGTGACCATCGAGAAATTCGAGATCGCCGTCCCGACCCTGGATGAGATCTTCATCCGCGTGGTGAAGGAAGGAGATCAATAATGTCGAAGCTCTGGTTAATCGCAAAAGACGAATTCAGGCGCAACGTATACAAGAAGAGCTTCATCCTGGCGCTACTCAGCGTTCCACTCATGCTGGCTTTCAACGTCGGTATTGGGCTGATCGTTGAAAACATTGAAAAAAATCCCACACCGATCGGTTACGTCGACCATTCAGGGCTGCTGGATCACCCCATTCAAGCCTACGATGAGAATTCCTCCGATGCCGTCCCCATCATCGCTTTCGAATCTGAAGATGCGGCACGTGAGGCGCTGCTGGCAAAGGATATTCAAGCCTTTTATGTGCTTTCGGCGGACTACCGCACGACCTCGAACGTCGAATTGTATTACGTGGAGGAACCCGCAGCCAACGCCACGAGCCAGTGGTACGACTTTCTACAAACCAATTTGCTCGCGAATTATCCGCCCGATATCGCACACCGATTGATCGAGGGTACCCGCATGACCATACGGTCGCCGGGCGGGATTATCGAAATACCCGCCGGAGGACCCACGCTGAGTTCAATGCTGCCCTTGATTACCAGCGTGGCTTTTGTGTTCCTGCTTCTCTTCAGCTCGGGATACTTGATGAGCGGGGTGATCACGGAGAAAGAGAATCGTACGATTGAGGTGATAGTGACCTCGGTCTCCACGAACGATCTGGTCGTCGGCAAGGTGCTGGGCATCGTCGCCATCAGCCTCACCCAGTTGACCACCTGGATTCTCATCGCTGTGCTCACCATCGCCGTCGGGGGGAACGTGTTGGGATTGACGTGGTTGCAGGACCTGTCAATCAACTGGACCGCCATCGCGAAAGTGGTCGTGATTGCCCTGCCGTCCTACGTTCTCGCAGCCGGATTGATGTTCACTGTCGGATCGACGCTGACTGAAGCCCCGGAAGGTCAGGCGGTAGGGTCGTTGTTCTTTATGCTTCACATACTGCCTCGGTACGCTTCCCTTCACGGCACTGCTCACTACAGGCTTGCGCAGCATTTTCACCGACATCCCACTGTGGCAAATCACACTCAGCGTCGCGGTGCAAACGCTGTGCGCCGCCGGCTCCTTGTGGTTGGCCGGCCGCGCCTTCCGGCTGGGAATGCTGCGCTACGGCCAGCGATTGCGCATCCGCGAACTCTTCCGACGACAACCCGCTCTGGAAGAAAGGAAGACGTCATGAAAATCAAAACCGGGCTCGTTATCCGCCACGAGCTGACCTCAACCCTGCAAAGAAAATCTTTCCTGTTCATGGCGTTCGGGGTCCCCATCCTGGTCATACTGATCTTCACCGTAGTCAACTTGATCAAGAAGGATACTTCAGCGGTGAAAGAGCAAGCCGCCCCGGACATGAGCGAGTTGGAGGTTGAGGGCTACGTGGATCAGGCGGGATTGATCAAAACGCTTCCCCAGGATCTTCCTGCCGGAGTACTGGTGCCCTTCGCAACAGAAGCCGCTGCGCAACTTGCCCTCGACGACGAAGAGATCAGCGCCTACTACATCATCCCCCATGACTATATCGAAAGCGGCGAATTGATCTACGTGCATCCCGATCCGTCACCCAGTATGTCGGACAGCCAGGAATGGACCATGAAACTGACGCTGACGTTGAATATGTTGAATGGAGATCAAGCCCTGGCCGCCAAAGTCTGGAATCCAATGAACCTGCACGCCACCAACCTCAATCCTGAAGCGCAATCGCGTGCCTATGGGGAAGAGGATTGCTCCACACCGGGCGGTTCCTGCTCGAACGCATTGGTCGAAATGCTGCCCATGATCATGGTGATTCTCTTTTTCGTGCTCATCAACGTCAGTTCGGGCTTGCTCATCGGCAGCGTAGCCAACGAAAAGAAGAACCGGGTCATAGAAATTCTGATGGCCTCCATACCCCCCGGGGAACTCCTTGCAGGCAAGATCGTCGGACTGGGAATCGCCGGGATACTACAATCTGCTGCCTGGATCGGCACCATTTATGCATTGTTGAAATTCGGCGGCAGCACCCTGGGTTTGCCCCAGGAACTCAACATCCCGACCTCGATCATCACCTGGGGCATTGTCTACTTTCTGCTCGGATTCGGCATCTACGCCAGCTTGATGGCCGGCGCAGGCGCATTGGTCCCGGATCAGAAAGCCGCTGCGTCGGCGGTCTGGCTGATCATCATGCCGCTGATGCTGGGCTATATAATCGTCGTTACCCCGATCGGACAAAGCGATCCAAACGGCTTACTCACTACAGCGGTTAGTCTATTCCCCCTGACTGCTCCCGTTGCGATGATCATGCGCCTGACGGTTGGAGGGGTTCCGTTCTGGCAATTGCCCCTCGGCGCCCTGTTTATGGTAATGACCGTGGTGTTCGTCGTGCGCGGAGCTGCACGGATGTTCCAGGCGCAGAACCTGCTCTCAGGACAGCCCTTCTCAGCCCGCCGGTACTTCGCCGCCCTGTTCGGCCGCTAATCCGCGTCAGGCAGTTCACCGGCTGGCCGGTGAACTGCCTGACGGCCATGAAATTCTGTAAAATGAATGTGAATATGCGGGTAATCGACATGGAGGCCAGAAATGAAAAGACTCTTGCCCATGATCTTGGTATTCGGCGCACTGACCCTCACGGCGTGTAAACCGGAGGCGGCGGCGACAGAAAGACCACCCACGCCTCAGCAAGTCGAGCAATTACCTCCCCCGTTGACGCCCCGATCAACGCTTTTCGAAAGTGACCTCGATGATCTGAGTCTTTTCGCTTCCGGTCTGATCGAATCCGAACGAGCTGCGCTGGAAGGGCTGGAAGACTGCAGCACTTACCGCATCGATGTAGCGCTCAGCCAGGATTTACTCCACGTCGACGGCCGGCAGGAAGTGGATTACACCAATCGTGAAGACGTGCCCCTCGAGGAGATTTACTTTCGCCTCTATCCCAACATCTCGGGCGGCGCGGCATCCGTCTCAGACGTGCTTGTAGTCGGAACCCCCGTCGATCCGGTCTACGAAAAGGAGCGCAGTGCGCTGCGCCTGCCTTTGCCAACACCCCTGCAGCCTGGCGATGAGATTCACATCAAGATGCGCTTTTCTGTCAAGCTTCCCACGGAAATGTCGGGGAATTACGGATTGTTTGGCTCCTTCGATGGCGTCGTGGCGATGCAGGAACTCTACCCCGTCATTCCGGTCTATGACGACGAAGGGTGGAACATCGAGATACCGCCTTCCTTCGGCGATCTGACATACCTCGATGCAAGTTTCTACCTCGTGCGTGTGACGGTGCCGGAGCACCTGACCCTCATCGCTTCCGGGATCGAAGTGGAGACCAGCATACAGAACGACCTGCAGGTATCGACGTTCGCGGCCGGGCCCGCACGAGATTTTTACCTCGTCGCCGTCGAGGATTACGAAGTCACGAGCACCTCGCTCGGAGAAACGACGATCTACAGCTACGCTCCTGCGGAGAAAATCCCTTTTGCCAACACTGGTCTGGAGATTGCCGCCGAAGCGCTCAGTGGTTACAGCAGCCGCTTCGGCGCCTACCCGTATACCGAACTGGAAATCGTCGCAACGCCGATGCAGGCACTGGGCATGGAATATCCCAACACCGTTGCCATCTCGATTGATCTATACGATGCGGATTTGGAGATCGCGGGACTGCCTGCAGGGATCCTTCTCGAATCTTCGCTGGCGCACGAAGTTGCCCATCAGTGGTTCTATGGCGCCGTCGGCAACGACCAGGTCGATGAGCCCTGGGTAGACGAAGCCCTCACGCAGTACGCCACCTGGACCTACTATCTCGATCGCTACGGGAAGGGAAGTGCTGACGGCTTTCGAGACTCTCTGGTGGGGCGCTGGGAGCGCGTCGGCAAGGCAGATATTCCCATCGGGCTGCCGACCGGCGAGTATGAACCCGTTGAGTATGGCGCTATCGTCTACGGGCGCGGGCCGCTCTTCCTCGAAGCTTTGGCTCAGGAGATGGGCCAGAAAACCTTCGACGCTTTCATGCGCGCCTATTTCCAAAACAACAAGTGGGGCATCGGGACGGCCGCCAATTTCCGACAGCTCGCGGAGGAATCTTGCGGCTGTGACTTATCCGAGCTGTTCGATGCCTGGGTATACCCGCCCTAGAGTTGTCGAGGATCTTCCAGCTCAACCGCTCTGTTCGAAGGACTGCATCAGGCCAAACAAGTTGCCCTCCGGATCGGCACAATAGGCATGCATACCGACGCCGGCAACCTCATTCGGCCCATCTACCGTTTTTCCTCCGGCGTCGGCGACTCGCTTCAATGCCGCGTCGAGCGATTCGACCTCGATGGTGTTGATCACCGCCTGCTGAAAGTGGCGTTCCATGATACCGCCGTTAATGCCAGCATCTTCTGCTGCACCGGTTGTGACCAACAAGTAGGGCGTGTCTCCTTCATTCCAGGGTGTGATTTCCCAATGAAGCACGCTCTTGTAGAAATCGGCTATCTTCTCGGGGTTATCGGTCAAGATCTCGAAGTGTGTAGGGCGATTCATGACATCCTCCTCCAGATAGTATAAATCTATTATGCCATATTAGACCCTAATAGGAATTTATTTCCTGCAATAAATGTGCAGCACATCGATACCAGGCCGTAATGAATTTCCCGGCCGGGAGGAATGAACCCGAATTACTATAGGGCTTCAACTCATCAAGCAGAATGGGCCTCTTGTCGATCGGAACCCCTGCCGCGCTGACTATTTCAGGAAACGGAATCGCTTTGGCTGCACTTCAGAAATCATCCACCATCGAGGTTGGCAGATTTCTCTTGCCAAACAAGCCGACAGATCGTCCCTCCGGATATCGTGCGGAGGGCGAAGATATATTTCCCACATCTTTAAGTCAATTCCCAGGCGCCGGAAAACCCGAGCAGTCTACGACAAGATCAACGGTGTGCCGTGAATGGGGTGATCGGTGACGTGAATAGCTATTCCGTAGGCGGCAGCCAATTCCTCAGGGGTGAGCACATCGCGGGCGCTGCCGATCTTCCGGATCATCCCATCGGAAAGCAGCGCGACGCGGTCCGTAAAGCGGGCCACCAAATTCAGATCGTGGAGCGTCAGGATCACCGCCAGACCGTTCTCATCGCTCAAGCTGCGAATCAAATGCAGCACATCATCCTGATGCTTGAGATCGAGATGCGCTGTTGGTTCGTCCAGCAGCAAAACGCCAGATTCCTGCGCCAGGGCGCGGGCGATCAACACCCGCTGCTGTTCCCCGCCCGACAACTCGCCAACCTGTCGTTCGGCAAACGCAAGTGTTCCCGTTTGCCGCATGGCGGCCTGGGCGATGCGCCGATCCGACTCGCTTTCTTGGCCAAGCCACCCCAGATGTGCCGTTCGTCCCATCAAGACTACGTCCTGCGCCAGAAACGTTTCTGGAAGCTGGACAGCTTGCGGCACGACCGCCACGATTTGTGCCCTTTTCCTGGGCGGCAGCGTTTCCAGATCTTGCCCGTCGACGAATACGCGGCCGCTGTATGGAGCCAGGACGCCGCTTGCGCCTCGAATCAGGGTCGATTTACCTACCCCGTTTGGCCCCACCCCACCCAGGATTTCCCCGCCCCGCACACTGAATGCGAGATCACGCAGAATGATGCGGCGGCCGTAACCAAAACTTGCCTCGTCAAAACGTATCTCCATTACCAATACCTCTGCCGCTTGGCGCGCCTCAACAAGTAGAGGAAGAACGGCGCGCCGACGATGGCCGTGATGATTCCCACGGGCAGTACGCGCGGGGCGAGAATAGTGCGCGCCACGGCGTCCGCCGCTAAAAGGACCACGCCGCCGGTCAGAGTCGACAAGGGAATCAAACGCCGGTAGTCAGGCCCCCAGAGTAACCGCGCCATGTGGGGCACGATCAGGCCCACAAAACCGATGATCCCCGAAAAGGAAACCGCCGCCGCGGCGACGAGCGAGGCCGCGGCGACGATGACGATCTTATAACGTTCCACATCCAGCCCCAACTGCACCGCTTGTTCGTCCCCAAACTGAAGCACGTTGAGCGGTCGGGAAAGGATCACCAATGCGGCAAGGCCAACGAGTAAATACGGCAGCGCGGCCAACACCGGTCCCCAACCTCCCAGGGCAAATCCACCCAAGAGCCAGGCGATGGCCCGGTGCAGCTGCTCCGTGCTGAGCAACATCAGCAGGCTGGTGAGTGCCGAAGTAAACGCGCTCACCGCCACCCCGGCCAGAACCAAGGTGGTGATCGGTGTGGTGCGGCCCACACGCGCCAGTTGATACACCAGCGTCACGGTCAACACCGCGCCGACAAACGCCGCCGCCGGGATGATGGACATCCCCAACAATGTGACCGGCCAATGAAGCGTCATGGCCATAACGGCGCCAAGTC includes the following:
- a CDS encoding iron ABC transporter permease, which codes for MTDTTKPAEETTVTQRPEGKRKAVAPWMWASVALLCGLLLSVAIGPVRIPPLTVVRMLASQLGLAKIEPDWPATFATILYEIRLPQTVLIALTGMALGGSGAAYQGLFRNPLADPYIIGVASGAGLGAVMAMTLHWPVTLLGMSIIPAAAFVGAVLTVTLVYQLARVGRTTPITTLVLAGVAVSAFTSALTSLLMLLSTEQLHRAIAWLLGGFALGGWGPVLAALPYLLVGLAALVILSRPLNVLQFGDEQAVQLGLDVERYKIVIVAAASLVAAAAVSFSGIIGFVGLIVPHMARLLWGPDYRRLIPLSTLTGGVVLLAADAVARTILAPRVLPVGIITAIVGAPFFLYLLRRAKRQRYW
- a CDS encoding M1 family metallopeptidase, whose protein sequence is MKRLLPMILVFGALTLTACKPEAAATERPPTPQQVEQLPPPLTPRSTLFESDLDDLSLFASGLIESERAALEGLEDCSTYRIDVALSQDLLHVDGRQEVDYTNREDVPLEEIYFRLYPNISGGAASVSDVLVVGTPVDPVYEKERSALRLPLPTPLQPGDEIHIKMRFSVKLPTEMSGNYGLFGSFDGVVAMQELYPVIPVYDDEGWNIEIPPSFGDLTYLDASFYLVRVTVPEHLTLIASGIEVETSIQNDLQVSTFAAGPARDFYLVAVEDYEVTSTSLGETTIYSYAPAEKIPFANTGLEIAAEALSGYSSRFGAYPYTELEIVATPMQALGMEYPNTVAISIDLYDADLEIAGLPAGILLESSLAHEVAHQWFYGAVGNDQVDEPWVDEALTQYATWTYYLDRYGKGSADGFRDSLVGRWERVGKADIPIGLPTGEYEPVEYGAIVYGRGPLFLEALAQEMGQKTFDAFMRAYFQNNKWGIGTAANFRQLAEESCGCDLSELFDAWVYPP
- a CDS encoding ABC transporter ATP-binding protein; amino-acid sequence: MEIRFDEASFGYGRRIILRDLAFSVRGGEILGGVGPNGVGKSTLIRGASGVLAPYSGRVFVDGQDLETLPPRKRAQIVAVVPQAVQLPETFLAQDVVLMGRTAHLGWLGQESESDRRIAQAAMRQTGTLAFAERQVGELSGGEQQRVLIARALAQESGVLLLDEPTAHLDLKHQDDVLHLIRSLSDENGLAVILTLHDLNLVARFTDRVALLSDGMIRKIGSARDVLTPEELAAAYGIAIHVTDHPIHGTPLILS
- a CDS encoding VOC family protein, with product MNRPTHFEILTDNPEKIADFYKSVLHWEITPWNEGDTPYLLVTTGAAEDAGINGGIMERHFQQAVINTIEVESLDAALKRVADAGGKTVDGPNEVAGVGMHAYCADPEGNLFGLMQSFEQSG
- a CDS encoding ABC transporter permease, with the translated sequence MSKLWLIAKDEFRRNVYKKSFILALLSVPLMLAFNVGIGLIVENIEKNPTPIGYVDHSGLLDHPIQAYDENSSDAVPIIAFESEDAAREALLAKDIQAFYVLSADYRTTSNVELYYVEEPAANATSQWYDFLQTNLLANYPPDIAHRLIEGTRMTIRSPGGIIEIPAGGPTLSSMLPLITSVAFVFLLLFSSGYLMSGVITEKENRTIEVIVTSVSTNDLVVGKVLGIVAISLTQLTTWILIAVLTIAVGGNVLGLTWLQDLSINWTAIAKVVVIALPSYVLAAGLMFTVGSTLTEAPEGQAVGSLFFMLHILPRYASLHGTAHYRLAQHFHRHPTVANHTQRRGANAVRRRLLVVGRPRLPAGNAALRPAIAHPRTLPTTTRSGRKEDVMKIKTGLVIRHELTSTLQRKSFLFMAFGVPILVILIFTVVNLIKKDTSAVKEQAAPDMSELEVEGYVDQAGLIKTLPQDLPAGVLVPFATEAAAQLALDDEEISAYYIIPHDYIESGELIYVHPDPSPSMSDSQEWTMKLTLTLNMLNGDQALAAKVWNPMNLHATNLNPEAQSRAYGEEDCSTPGGSCSNALVEMLPMIMVILFFVLINVSSGLLIGSVANEKKNRVIEILMASIPPGELLAGKIVGLGIAGILQSAAWIGTIYALLKFGGSTLGLPQELNIPTSIITWGIVYFLLGFGIYASLMAGAGALVPDQKAAASAVWLIIMPLMLGYIIVVTPIGQSDPNGLLTTAVSLFPLTAPVAMIMRLTVGGVPFWQLPLGALFMVMTVVFVVRGAARMFQAQNLLSGQPFSARRYFAALFGR
- a CDS encoding ATP-binding cassette domain-containing protein, translated to MHVVEIHHVAKSFGPVQAVADVSFEVDRGEIFGLLGPNGAGKTTTIRLMLDIFKPDRGTVSILNGPMNDAKDDLIGYMPEERGLYQDTPLDRCLIYLSTLKGLSTAEAQSRLEPYLERFDLAKHKHKKVKELSKGMQQKAQIINTILHKPELVIIDEPFTALDPLNTQLVKDVMRELRDKGTSILMSTHQMHQVEELCDRIVLIDEGRDVLYGPLDDIRRRFSGHAVLVRTAGELPHIEGVVDATRHNNAQRLTLASGISPQQVLQDLIAKDVTIEKFEIAVPTLDEIFIRVVKEGDQ